ATACATTACTTATAACAGCTGTACTTAATCCTACTACTGCACCTAGAGTCCCACCTGTTAATGCTCCACCAACAAATCCTACTAATGGTACAACAATATGCTTAGATTGATTCATCCAAAGCCTACTAATTTCATGATTTAGTTTTGCTAAATCTTCTTCAAAATCTCTTTTTGCACTACTCAATAAGTCTTTTCTTTCTTCTAAAGTTTTACCATTTAAAACTGTTAGAGTAATTTTTTCTATTTTTCTTCTATATTCTTTAACAGTATCCTTATTTCTATCTCTAAACTCTCTAATTTTCTTTAAATCAACTATTCCACTAGGTAAAGGCATTGTAAAGTTTAAAATTTCATCTTTTATTACACTATCATTAAGTAAAGAATCAAACTCTATATCATTTGTAAGAGGAGTAGCTTGTAGATTAGTTTTAGTACATAAATCTATTGCCAAGTTTTTCATAAAAATATTTGCTAATACACTATCCATTTCATACCATGGATAAGTTAAATTTTTAATTA
The genomic region above belongs to Arcobacter ellisii and contains:
- a CDS encoding DUF6236 family protein, encoding MRENALYYPYINIPESDWLMKRLLYWDKMYSIVPYQVKHCETDLSPLMMELKEDKELFEFIMPLDYTTELESFRESFLDIAKYFVKEGKINKNNTTKIHIEKIGNLSSELLNLGVIKNLTYPWYEMDSVLANIFMKNLAIDLCTKTNLQATPLTNDIEFDSLLNDSVIKDEILNFTMPLPSGIVDLKKIREFRDRNKDTVKEYRRKIEKITLTVLNGKTLEERKDLLSSAKRDFEEDLAKLNHEISRLWMNQSKHIVVPLVGFVGGALTGGTLGAVVGLSTAVISNVYDVTKKEKNVLTYATNLQRI